Proteins encoded together in one Kutzneria kofuensis window:
- a CDS encoding proline racemase family protein: MRASRYFTAVDSHTEGMPTRVITGGVGPIPGATMAERRQHFVEKMDHIRQFLVNEPRGHSAMSGAILQPPTRPDADWGVLYIEVSGCLPMCGHGTIGVATVLVETGMVEVVEPVTTVRLDTPAGLVVAEVKVRDGHAESVRFQNVPAYAHELDAVVDVPGLGEVRYDMAYGGNFYAILPIDSLGIVFDVKEKDRILATGLSIMDAINAQRRPVHREDPGIAGCKHVQLVAPGHNGSHARNAMVIHPGWFDRSPCGTGTSARMAQLHARGELALHTDFVNESLLGTRFTGRLVAETSHGVTPTIEGRAWLTGMAQYLLDPTDPFPNGFTL; the protein is encoded by the coding sequence GTGCGGGCCAGCAGGTACTTCACCGCCGTCGACTCGCACACCGAGGGCATGCCGACGCGGGTGATCACCGGCGGCGTCGGTCCGATCCCCGGCGCCACCATGGCCGAGCGGCGTCAGCACTTCGTCGAGAAGATGGACCACATCCGGCAGTTCCTGGTGAACGAGCCGAGGGGGCACTCGGCCATGAGCGGCGCGATCCTGCAGCCGCCGACCAGGCCGGACGCCGACTGGGGCGTGCTGTACATCGAGGTTTCCGGCTGCCTGCCGATGTGCGGGCACGGCACCATCGGCGTCGCGACCGTGCTGGTGGAGACGGGCATGGTGGAGGTCGTCGAACCGGTCACGACCGTGCGGCTGGACACCCCGGCCGGCCTGGTCGTCGCCGAGGTGAAAGTGCGCGACGGCCACGCCGAGTCGGTGCGGTTCCAGAACGTGCCGGCATACGCGCACGAACTCGACGCCGTGGTGGACGTCCCGGGGCTCGGCGAGGTGCGCTACGACATGGCCTACGGCGGCAACTTCTACGCGATCCTGCCGATCGACTCGCTGGGTATCGTCTTCGACGTCAAGGAAAAGGACCGGATTCTGGCCACCGGTTTGTCCATAATGGACGCGATCAACGCCCAGCGGCGGCCCGTGCACCGAGAGGACCCCGGCATCGCCGGCTGCAAGCACGTGCAACTGGTTGCGCCCGGCCACAACGGCAGCCACGCGCGCAACGCCATGGTCATCCACCCCGGCTGGTTCGACCGATCGCCGTGTGGAACCGGTACCAGCGCGCGGATGGCGCAGCTGCACGCCCGCGGCGAACTGGCGCTGCACACCGACTTCGTGAACGAATCGCTGCTGGGCACCAGGTTCACCGGGCGCCTCGTGGCCGAGACGTCACACGGCGTGACCCCGACGATCGAAGGCCGCGCCTGGCTGACCGGCATGGCACAGTACCTGCTGGACCCAACCGACCCGTTCCCGAACGGGTTCACGCTGTGA
- a CDS encoding dihydrodipicolinate synthase family protein codes for MIFDGVVVATALPFDADLRIDLDRYAEHCRWLIDSGCHGVGPNGSLGEYSSLTDDERRTVARTAIETVGDDGIVVVGVHAPGSHQAKRWAELAAEDGADGLLCLPPTMYRASDAEVVDHFAAVASVGLPVMVYNNPFDTKVDLTPKLLSEIAQIDNVVAVKEFSGDVRRVLEIREQAPGLAVIAGADDVLLEAVLMGATGWFAGFPNAYPAESVELFTLATQGRLDEARKLYERLVAAFRWDSRTEFVQAIKYAMDKVGRYGGPCRPPRGPLTDANRARLDADLARVI; via the coding sequence GTGATCTTCGATGGAGTGGTCGTCGCGACCGCGCTGCCCTTCGACGCCGACCTGCGCATCGACCTCGACCGCTACGCCGAGCACTGCCGCTGGCTGATCGACAGCGGCTGTCACGGCGTTGGCCCCAACGGCTCGCTCGGCGAGTACTCGTCGCTCACCGACGACGAACGCCGGACGGTGGCCCGCACCGCGATCGAGACCGTCGGTGACGACGGCATCGTGGTCGTCGGCGTGCACGCCCCCGGCTCGCACCAGGCCAAGCGTTGGGCCGAACTCGCCGCCGAGGACGGCGCGGACGGCCTGCTCTGCCTGCCGCCGACCATGTACCGGGCCAGTGACGCCGAGGTGGTCGACCACTTCGCCGCCGTCGCCTCGGTCGGCCTGCCGGTGATGGTCTACAACAACCCGTTCGACACCAAGGTGGATCTCACGCCGAAGCTGCTGAGCGAGATCGCCCAGATCGACAACGTGGTGGCGGTCAAGGAGTTCTCCGGCGACGTCCGTCGCGTGCTGGAGATCCGCGAGCAGGCGCCGGGGCTCGCGGTGATCGCCGGCGCGGACGACGTGCTGCTCGAAGCCGTGCTGATGGGCGCGACCGGCTGGTTCGCCGGCTTCCCCAACGCCTACCCGGCCGAGTCGGTCGAGCTGTTCACGCTGGCCACGCAGGGCCGGCTCGACGAGGCCCGCAAGCTGTACGAACGGCTCGTCGCCGCGTTCCGCTGGGATTCGCGCACCGAGTTCGTGCAGGCCATCAAGTACGCCATGGACAAGGTCGGCCGCTACGGCGGCCCCTGCCGCCCGCCGCGCGGGCCGCTGACCGACGCCAACCGCGCCCGGCTGGACGCCGATCTCGCCCGGGTGATCTGA
- a CDS encoding DNA polymerase III subunit gamma and tau, protein MALALYRKYRPATFAEVVGQDHVTEPLRAALAAGRVNHAYLFSGPRGCGKTSSARILARSLNCAQGPTPNPCGVCNSCIGLAPGGSGTVDVVELDAASHGGVDDARELRDRAFYAPAEARYRVFIIDEAHMVTTQGFNALLKIVEEPPEHLIFVFATTEPEKVLPTIRSRTHHYPFRLIPPGTLRGLLENICGDEGVKVEPAVYPLVLRAGGGSARDTLSVMDQLLAGAGDEGVTYERAIALLGVTDIALIDEMVRGLAANDGAAVYGTLDRVVEAGHDPRRFAADLLERLRDLVLLSAVPDAGQRGLITAPEDELAQMQEQVQGLGPATLTRYAEIVHAGLIEMRGATAPRLVLELLCSRMMLPAASATDAALLQRIEQLEHRPVAAAGAVAVDAAAPVANKFQRPSQRPAEPQPAEPQPEPVAQAPAPRQPEPQVQQPPVQPPPVQQAPVQQPPVQPEPQPEPAPAAAAPAGEGGVDVATLRRLWSQLLAAIPSKSTQAMLMNAAVQSVDGNTVTIAHTSAPLARRLAAAQNQDAIAAAIGKVVGGSWQVRCVHGEAGGGPGAMAAPAAAPPRQRPAAPTRPSQAARPQPESRPTPVAPPAAASPVDDIPLPPEPDEPAEPEPEPEPESEESMMAEAARAPEPGELVDRRDPHDVLLEMLAEELGAVPIEKRVKPAGG, encoded by the coding sequence GTGGCGCTCGCCCTCTACCGCAAGTACCGGCCCGCGACCTTTGCCGAGGTCGTCGGCCAGGACCACGTCACCGAGCCGCTGCGGGCCGCGTTGGCCGCGGGGCGGGTCAACCACGCCTACCTGTTCTCCGGTCCACGGGGCTGCGGCAAGACGTCCAGCGCCCGCATCCTGGCCCGGTCGCTGAACTGCGCGCAGGGACCGACGCCGAACCCGTGCGGGGTGTGCAACTCCTGCATCGGACTGGCCCCGGGCGGCTCCGGCACGGTGGACGTGGTGGAGCTGGACGCGGCCAGCCACGGCGGCGTCGACGACGCCCGCGAGCTGCGCGACCGCGCCTTCTACGCGCCGGCGGAGGCCCGCTACCGCGTCTTCATCATCGACGAGGCGCACATGGTCACCACGCAGGGCTTCAACGCCCTGCTGAAGATCGTGGAGGAGCCGCCGGAGCACCTCATCTTCGTGTTCGCCACGACCGAGCCGGAGAAGGTGCTGCCGACCATCCGGTCCCGCACCCACCACTACCCGTTCCGGTTGATCCCGCCGGGCACGCTGCGCGGCCTGCTGGAGAACATCTGCGGCGACGAGGGCGTGAAGGTCGAGCCGGCCGTCTACCCGCTGGTGCTGCGCGCGGGCGGCGGCTCGGCCCGTGACACGTTGTCGGTGATGGACCAGCTGCTGGCCGGCGCGGGCGACGAGGGCGTCACCTACGAGCGGGCGATCGCGCTGCTCGGCGTCACGGACATCGCCCTGATCGACGAGATGGTCCGCGGCCTGGCCGCCAACGACGGCGCGGCGGTGTACGGCACGCTCGACCGGGTCGTCGAGGCCGGCCACGACCCCCGCCGCTTCGCGGCGGACCTGCTGGAACGGCTGCGCGACCTGGTGCTGCTGTCCGCGGTGCCGGACGCCGGCCAGCGCGGGCTGATCACCGCGCCGGAGGACGAGCTGGCGCAGATGCAGGAGCAGGTCCAGGGGCTGGGCCCGGCCACCCTCACCCGGTACGCCGAGATCGTGCACGCCGGCCTGATCGAGATGCGCGGGGCGACCGCGCCGCGGCTCGTGCTGGAGCTGCTGTGCTCCCGGATGATGCTGCCGGCCGCCAGCGCCACCGACGCGGCACTGCTGCAACGGATCGAGCAGTTGGAGCACCGCCCGGTCGCAGCCGCCGGTGCAGTCGCGGTCGACGCCGCGGCTCCGGTGGCGAACAAGTTCCAGCGGCCGTCGCAGCGGCCCGCGGAACCCCAGCCGGCCGAGCCCCAGCCGGAGCCGGTTGCCCAGGCGCCGGCCCCCAGGCAGCCCGAACCTCAGGTCCAGCAGCCGCCGGTCCAGCCGCCCCCGGTGCAACAAGCCCCGGTCCAGCAGCCGCCGGTCCAGCCGGAGCCGCAGCCCGAACCGGCCCCGGCGGCCGCCGCGCCCGCCGGCGAGGGCGGAGTGGACGTGGCGACGCTGCGACGGCTCTGGTCCCAGCTGCTGGCGGCGATCCCGAGCAAGTCCACGCAGGCAATGCTGATGAACGCCGCCGTGCAGTCCGTGGACGGCAACACCGTCACCATCGCCCACACCTCGGCCCCGCTGGCCCGCCGCCTCGCGGCCGCCCAGAACCAGGACGCCATCGCCGCCGCCATCGGCAAGGTCGTCGGCGGCAGCTGGCAGGTCCGCTGCGTGCACGGCGAAGCGGGTGGCGGACCGGGTGCGATGGCGGCCCCGGCGGCGGCCCCGCCTCGGCAGCGGCCCGCCGCGCCGACCCGGCCCAGCCAGGCCGCCCGCCCGCAGCCCGAGTCGCGGCCGACGCCGGTCGCACCGCCGGCGGCCGCGTCCCCGGTCGACGACATCCCGCTGCCGCCGGAGCCGGACGAGCCCGCCGAACCCGAGCCGGAACCGGAGCCGGAGAGCGAAGAGTCGATGATGGCCGAGGCGGCACGCGCGCCGGAGCCGGGCGAGCTCGTCGACCGCCGCGACCCGCACGACGTCCTGCTCGAGATGCTCGCCGAGGAACTCGGCGCGGTGCCGATCGAGAAGCGCGTCAAGCCAGCCGGCGGGTGA
- a CDS encoding YbaB/EbfC family nucleoid-associated protein: protein MQQILQQAQQMQQQLVNAQQELAAAEVTGTAGGGLVTATVSGAGELKSLNIDPKVVDPDDVETLSDLVVAAVRDANNNAQQLAAQKMGPLAGGLGGGFDLGGLSLPGF from the coding sequence ATGCAACAGATCCTGCAACAGGCCCAGCAGATGCAGCAGCAGCTGGTCAACGCCCAGCAGGAGCTGGCGGCCGCCGAGGTCACCGGCACCGCGGGCGGCGGTCTGGTGACCGCGACCGTGTCCGGCGCCGGCGAGCTCAAGTCGCTGAACATCGACCCGAAGGTGGTCGACCCCGACGACGTCGAGACGCTGTCCGACCTGGTCGTCGCGGCCGTGCGCGACGCCAACAACAACGCGCAGCAGCTGGCCGCGCAGAAGATGGGCCCGCTGGCCGGTGGCCTCGGCGGCGGGTTCGACCTCGGTGGCCTGAGCCTGCCCGGGTTCTGA
- a CDS encoding aminopeptidase P family protein, with protein sequence MTDRPARRDPSRLVEATGFRSSVGTGWGDAAREVRLTPGAREAAAAHRARLSAEFPGQRIAVASGRAPVRANDTDYDFRPDSDFSWLTGCNAEGAVLLMLPVSGGHEAVLLLREPARPGDPEFFGSARDGELWIGPVPGLAEWSEALGLTCRRIEDLPGLLRGQHPAVNATGGVEPMLDALGYGNSSGLRTVLAELRRFKDDWEIGQLQAAVDATVLGFAEVAAELPMAIKGGGERWLQGTFDRRARTSGNAPGYASILAAGPHAPVLHWVRCDGDVPADGLLLMDAGVEVNTYYTADVTRTFPVNGKFSDPQRQVYELVLKAHLAAMADVRPGVEYRAFHNTAMRVLAEGLHDWGLLPVSVDEALDPDGQHHRRYIVCGVGHYLGLDVHDCARARAEAYHEGTLAAGMALTVEPGLYFHPNDLTVPPELRGLGVRIEDDLVVTDTGADVLSSALPITAAGIEEWVSGCLRG encoded by the coding sequence ATGACTGATCGGCCGGCGAGGCGAGACCCGTCCAGGCTGGTCGAGGCGACCGGATTCCGGTCCTCGGTCGGAACAGGCTGGGGCGATGCGGCCCGCGAGGTCCGGCTGACCCCGGGCGCGCGGGAGGCCGCCGCCGCGCACCGGGCCCGGCTGTCGGCCGAGTTCCCCGGGCAGCGCATCGCGGTCGCCTCCGGACGGGCCCCGGTCAGGGCCAACGACACCGACTACGACTTCCGTCCGGACAGCGACTTCTCCTGGCTCACCGGCTGCAACGCCGAGGGCGCCGTGCTGCTGATGCTGCCGGTTTCCGGCGGGCACGAGGCCGTGCTGCTGCTGCGCGAGCCGGCCCGCCCCGGCGACCCGGAGTTCTTCGGCAGCGCCCGCGACGGCGAGCTGTGGATCGGGCCCGTGCCCGGCCTCGCCGAGTGGAGCGAGGCGCTCGGCCTGACGTGCCGGCGTATCGAGGACCTGCCCGGATTGCTGCGCGGCCAGCACCCGGCGGTCAACGCCACCGGCGGCGTCGAGCCGATGCTGGACGCGCTCGGTTACGGCAACAGCTCCGGCCTGCGCACAGTTCTGGCGGAGCTGCGCCGATTCAAGGACGACTGGGAGATCGGCCAGCTGCAGGCCGCCGTCGACGCCACCGTGCTCGGCTTCGCCGAGGTGGCCGCCGAGCTGCCGATGGCGATCAAGGGCGGCGGCGAGCGCTGGCTGCAGGGCACCTTCGACCGGCGGGCCCGCACCAGCGGCAACGCCCCCGGCTACGCCTCCATCCTGGCCGCCGGCCCGCACGCCCCGGTGCTGCACTGGGTGCGCTGCGACGGCGACGTGCCCGCCGACGGGTTGCTGCTGATGGACGCCGGCGTCGAGGTCAACACCTACTACACCGCCGACGTGACCAGGACCTTCCCCGTCAACGGCAAGTTCAGCGACCCGCAGCGCCAGGTGTACGAACTCGTGCTCAAGGCGCACCTGGCCGCCATGGCCGACGTGCGGCCCGGCGTCGAGTACCGGGCGTTCCACAACACCGCCATGCGGGTGCTCGCCGAGGGCCTGCACGACTGGGGGTTGCTGCCCGTCTCCGTCGACGAGGCGCTGGACCCCGACGGCCAGCACCACCGGCGCTACATCGTCTGTGGCGTCGGCCACTACCTCGGCCTGGACGTGCACGACTGCGCCCGGGCCCGCGCCGAGGCGTACCACGAGGGCACGCTGGCCGCCGGCATGGCGCTGACCGTCGAGCCGGGGCTGTACTTCCACCCCAACGACCTCACCGTGCCGCCGGAGCTGCGCGGGCTCGGCGTGCGTATCGAGGACGACCTCGTCGTCACCGACACCGGCGCCGACGTGCTCTCCTCCGCGCTGCCCATCACCGCCGCCGGCATCGAGGAGTGGGTCAGCGGCTGTCTTCGGGGCTGA
- a CDS encoding S9 family peptidase, with the protein MGLDVRRLLELHTWRAFDVDDEGRVLAGSDESGRVQLVELAPDGTATPLPHLTGVSNAKYVRGERAVVVEHDSGGNERGQLSLLRLGASEFEPIVHDERHIHRLGGMLDGRVVYATNRRNKVDFDVVVRNLFSGAEEVVYDRGGYSADAALSPDSRYLATTVGTDQANSTQLLLVDTMPATEADQVVELTGADEPTNIGHVGWLPDGSGLIATSNRDREFKAVARYDLASGQWTWLVASDQHDLIGWLSPDGQKLLVMTNVDGVARLTVHEGPTGRQLDEIQLPADGWTSYPLLDPVFSPNSRYVAVTFSSPTIPMDVLLVDLESAKVTPLTDTGSQLAGMVEPTHVRANGQIPCFVYGSGKSAVLFLHGGPEGQSQRRFDPLVQGLVAAGHVVVVPNIRGSIGYGKSYYSADDRRRRLDSVQDLAVLHDWLPSIGVDPAKVALWGRSYGGYLVLAGLAFLPERWAAGVDIVGISSLVTFLENTSPYRRRLREREYGWLDSDRDFLEEASPMNKVDQIRAPLFVVHGANDPRVPLSEAEQLAEAVRRNGVECELVVHADEGHQMANLANKLATYPRAIEFVTRRLA; encoded by the coding sequence ATGGGGCTGGACGTGAGGCGACTACTGGAACTGCACACGTGGCGGGCTTTCGACGTCGACGACGAGGGGCGGGTGCTGGCCGGCTCGGACGAGTCGGGCCGGGTGCAGCTCGTCGAGCTGGCGCCGGACGGCACGGCGACGCCGCTGCCACACCTGACCGGCGTGAGCAATGCGAAGTACGTCAGGGGCGAGCGCGCCGTGGTCGTCGAGCACGACAGCGGCGGCAACGAGCGCGGCCAGCTGTCGCTGCTGCGGCTCGGCGCGTCGGAGTTCGAGCCGATCGTGCACGACGAACGGCACATCCACCGGCTGGGGGGCATGCTGGACGGCCGCGTCGTGTACGCCACGAACCGGCGCAACAAGGTCGACTTCGACGTGGTGGTGCGCAACCTGTTCAGCGGGGCCGAGGAGGTCGTCTACGACCGCGGCGGCTACTCGGCCGACGCGGCGCTGTCCCCCGACAGTCGGTACCTGGCCACCACGGTCGGCACCGACCAGGCGAACTCGACCCAGCTGCTGCTGGTCGACACCATGCCGGCGACCGAGGCCGACCAGGTGGTCGAGCTGACCGGCGCCGACGAGCCGACCAACATCGGCCATGTCGGCTGGCTGCCCGACGGCTCCGGCCTGATCGCCACCAGCAACCGGGACCGCGAGTTCAAGGCCGTTGCCCGGTACGACCTGGCCAGCGGGCAGTGGACGTGGCTGGTCGCCTCCGACCAGCACGACCTGATCGGCTGGCTGTCGCCGGACGGGCAGAAGCTGCTGGTGATGACCAACGTCGACGGTGTCGCCCGGCTGACCGTGCACGAGGGCCCGACCGGCCGCCAGCTCGACGAGATCCAGCTGCCCGCCGACGGCTGGACCTCGTATCCGCTGCTGGATCCGGTGTTCTCGCCGAACTCCCGGTACGTGGCGGTGACGTTCAGCTCGCCGACCATCCCGATGGACGTGCTGCTGGTCGACCTGGAGTCGGCGAAGGTCACCCCGCTGACCGACACCGGGTCGCAGCTGGCCGGCATGGTGGAGCCGACGCACGTCCGCGCCAACGGCCAGATCCCGTGCTTCGTCTACGGCAGCGGCAAATCCGCGGTGTTGTTCCTGCACGGCGGCCCCGAGGGGCAGTCGCAGCGCCGGTTCGATCCGCTGGTGCAGGGGCTGGTCGCCGCGGGGCACGTGGTCGTGGTCCCGAACATCCGAGGATCCATCGGCTACGGCAAGTCGTACTACTCGGCCGACGACCGGCGCAGGCGGCTGGACTCGGTGCAGGACCTGGCGGTGCTGCACGACTGGCTGCCGTCGATCGGGGTCGATCCGGCGAAGGTCGCGCTGTGGGGCCGGTCCTACGGCGGCTACCTGGTGCTCGCCGGGCTGGCGTTCCTGCCGGAGCGGTGGGCGGCCGGCGTGGACATCGTCGGCATCTCCTCGCTCGTCACGTTCCTGGAGAACACCTCGCCGTACCGGCGGCGCCTGCGGGAGCGGGAGTACGGCTGGCTGGACTCCGACCGGGACTTCCTGGAGGAGGCGTCCCCGATGAACAAGGTCGACCAGATCCGCGCGCCGCTCTTCGTGGTGCACGGGGCGAACGACCCGCGGGTGCCGCTGAGCGAGGCGGAGCAGCTGGCCGAGGCGGTGCGCCGCAACGGCGTCGAGTGCGAGCTGGTGGTGCACGCCGACGAGGGGCACCAGATGGCCAACCTGGCGAACAAGCTGGCCACCTATCCCCGGGCGATCGAGTTCGTCACCCGCCGGCTGGCTTGA
- a CDS encoding NAD(P)/FAD-dependent oxidoreductase: MTVVVVGAGPAGVNAAVTAARAGKDVLLIDSAARIGGQYHRQSFRAKKIRVAHDRVRHLPDTTVWAIEGNRLHLTGSRVVTAEALVLATGAYDRTLPFPGWDLPGVYTAGAAQAMAKGQGIALGHNVVVAGTGPFLLPVASSLLDVGAKVRVFEANSPSREWLREPEALIAGRRKLIELAQYAKVARHYRERTAVIAAHGDDRVREVTVARLDRYWNPLQVKRIPVDAVCVGYGFVPQLELAISAGCRLRNGFVDVDQEQRTSVPWIFAAGEITGIGGAELAAHEGIIAGAAAAGVQVGRTVDRRFAEALTRVYAVKPGWRSWLADDTIICRCERVTHRKLRTAAEQRGAVATRAVKLASRAGLGVCQGRICGATVADLLDLDPTTFARRPIATPIPLGDLAANPVEEQ, from the coding sequence ATGACCGTCGTCGTGGTCGGCGCGGGACCGGCCGGTGTCAACGCGGCCGTCACGGCGGCACGGGCAGGCAAGGACGTGCTGTTGATCGACTCCGCTGCGAGGATCGGCGGCCAGTATCACCGGCAATCCTTCCGCGCCAAGAAAATCCGCGTCGCCCATGACCGCGTGCGGCACCTGCCCGACACCACCGTCTGGGCGATCGAGGGCAACCGCCTGCACCTCACCGGATCGCGTGTCGTCACCGCGGAAGCGCTGGTCCTGGCCACCGGCGCGTACGACCGGACGCTGCCGTTCCCGGGCTGGGACCTGCCCGGTGTCTACACCGCCGGTGCGGCGCAGGCGATGGCCAAGGGGCAGGGAATCGCGTTGGGGCACAACGTGGTTGTCGCCGGAACCGGGCCGTTCCTGCTGCCGGTGGCGAGCTCGCTGCTGGACGTCGGCGCCAAGGTGCGCGTCTTCGAGGCGAATTCCCCGTCGCGTGAGTGGCTTCGGGAACCGGAAGCGCTCATCGCCGGCCGCCGCAAGCTGATCGAGTTGGCCCAGTACGCCAAGGTCGCCCGCCACTACCGTGAACGCACCGCCGTGATCGCCGCGCACGGCGACGACCGGGTCCGCGAGGTCACCGTCGCCAGGCTCGACCGTTACTGGAATCCCTTGCAGGTCAAAAGAATCCCGGTCGACGCCGTCTGTGTCGGCTACGGTTTCGTGCCGCAGCTCGAACTCGCGATCTCCGCCGGCTGCCGCCTGCGCAACGGATTCGTCGACGTCGACCAGGAGCAGCGCACCTCCGTGCCGTGGATCTTCGCGGCCGGCGAGATCACCGGCATCGGCGGCGCGGAGCTCGCCGCCCACGAAGGCATCATCGCCGGAGCCGCGGCCGCGGGCGTGCAGGTCGGTCGCACCGTCGATCGGCGCTTCGCCGAGGCCCTGACCAGGGTGTATGCGGTGAAACCGGGCTGGCGGAGCTGGCTCGCCGACGACACGATCATCTGCCGTTGCGAACGAGTCACCCACCGCAAGCTGCGCACCGCCGCCGAGCAACGCGGCGCGGTCGCGACCCGGGCGGTGAAGCTCGCCAGCCGCGCCGGACTCGGCGTCTGCCAGGGCCGCATCTGCGGCGCCACCGTCGCCGACCTGCTCGACCTCGACCCCACCACGTTCGCCCGCCGGCCGATCGCCACCCCGATCCCGCTCGGCGACCTCGCCGCCAACCCCGTGGAGGAACAGTGA
- a CDS encoding 2Fe-2S iron-sulfur cluster-binding protein, producing the protein MNVTIDGEPRTVEPGRTIAAVVPNVGVFCAIGVCHGCLVAVNGTPDVRACQRVLREGDEVSTR; encoded by the coding sequence ATGAACGTCACGATCGACGGCGAGCCGAGGACGGTCGAACCCGGGCGGACGATCGCGGCGGTGGTGCCGAACGTCGGCGTGTTCTGCGCGATCGGCGTCTGCCACGGCTGCCTGGTCGCGGTCAACGGCACGCCGGATGTTCGTGCATGCCAACGGGTTCTGCGCGAGGGTGACGAGGTGAGCACCCGATGA